A single window of Anomaloglossus baeobatrachus isolate aAnoBae1 chromosome 9, aAnoBae1.hap1, whole genome shotgun sequence DNA harbors:
- the LOC142250427 gene encoding HHIP-like protein 1, with product MTIHPALTFWLVLVTTTWVVRGHPQCLDYKPPFQPSKPLAFCTVYSSFGCCDFDQDKAIADRFLYITEYLDHTGINICGDYIRNILCQECSPYAAHLYDAEDANTPLRDLPGLCGNYCTEFWFRCRSTLSLIVEGQDLSNIESDVGKFCRLLTIDDVNYCYPNVLTDAELNTGLGNMKEDDEGCLQLCLQEIANGLRNPVAMVHANDGTHRFFIAEQMGYVWVYLPNGSRVDKPFLNVSKAVLTSPWAGDERGFLGIAMHPNFRHNGKFYVYYSIYAKKDEKIRISEFHVSTEDVNAVDHKSERIILEVTEPASNHNGGQILFGVDGYLYIFTGDGGRAGDPFGEFGNAQNKSSLLGKVLRINVTGNDRGPPYRIPVDNPFLRERTARPEVFAYGARNMWRCSVDRGDLITRKGRGRIICGDVGQNKFEEVDLIQKGGNYGWRAKEGFSCYDKKLCNNSSLDDILPIFAYPHSLGKSVTGGYVYRGCQMPNLSGRYIFGDFMSGRLMSLKEDKDGKQWHYTEICMGAGQTCNFPKLINAYYPYIISFGEDEAGELYFLSTGTPSASVAAGAMYKIVDPSKRAPPGKCAINPRAVPVKGKLVEFYPKQKLILKSKTMTTESTPTSISTRLQDTTRFSTTVEPHFTATSPASTTYRKMTTPGYVTAAPVPRPTTPRKPVTSTPKMEKVVTKAQKGVKATVTSRPGNQWIPTKGWQSELKDVSSITKGRSHSTFTTNRATTHTRHTIKTTSPPLTRSKTAGRKGSGVKRMKKKVLKKQKVKIVKKIKHGTVRLVNDDKQPDRGRVEIHINGEWGTVCNDKFDSKAGTVVCRQLGYPYVLKVARKAEFGEGKGLRILLDEVKCHGWEKTLLECRRSKIGEHDCAHDEDVGLVCGMENRHFNKDLSS from the exons ATGACCATCCATCCGGCTCTTACCTTTTGGCTAGTGCTAGTCACCACCACTTGGGTGGTGAGAGGTCACCCTCAGTGTTTGGATTATAAACCCCCATTTCAGCCCTCAAAACCCCTGGCTTTTTGCACAGTGTATTCCTCCTTTGGATGCTGTGACTTTGATCAGGACAAAGCCATCGCTGACAGGTTCCTCTACATCACCGAATACCTGGACCACACCGGGATCAATATCTGCGGAGACTACATCCGGAATATCCTGTGCCAG GAATGTTCACCCTATGCCGCCCATTTATACGATGCAGAAGATGCCAACACTCCTCTCCGCGACCTGCCCGGTCTGTGTGGTAACTACTGTACAGAGTTCTGGTTCCGGTGCCGGTCCACGCTCAGCCTGATCGTTGAGGGCCAGGACCTATCCAATATAGAAAGTGATGTTGGTAAATTCTGTCGTCTGCTGACAATAGATGATGTAAATTACTGTTACCCCAATGTCTTGACCGATGCAGAACTCAACACTGGGCTCGGCAACATGAAGGAGGATGACGAGGGATGTCTACAGTTGTGCCTACAAGAAATAGCCAATGGACTACGCAATCCGGTAGCAATGGTGCACGCCAATGACGGAACCCATCGCTTCTTCATTGCAGAGCAAATGGGCTATGTATGGGTCTATCTCCCAAATGGCTCAAGAGTGGACAAGCCCTTCCTTAATGTCTCCAAAGCCGTACTCACCTCCCCCTGGGCCGGcgatgaaagggggtttttgggtattGCCATGCATCCTAATTTTCGACATAATGGAAAGTTTTATGTCTATTACTCCATTTATGCAAAGAAGGATGAGAAGATACGAATTTCCGAGTTCCATGTATCTACTGAAGACGTGAACGCGGTGGATCACAAATCTGAACG GATTATcttagaggtcacggagcctgcatCTAACCACAATGGTGGCCAGATCCTGTTTGGAGTTGACGGATATCTGTACATATTTACTGGGGATGGTGGACGAGCTGGAGACCCATTTGGAGAATTCGGAAATGCCCAAAATAA GTCCTCTCTGCTGGGCAAAGTTCTGCGCATTAACGTAACCGGAAATGACAGAGGACCACCATATCGCATACCAGTTGACAATCCCTTCCTGCGAGAACGTACAGCAAGACCCGAGGTCTTCGCCTATGGTGCCAGAAACATGTGGAGATGTTCAGTAGACAGAGGCGATCTAATCACCAGAAAGGGTCGTGGGCGCATTATTTGCGGTGATGTGGGCCAGAACAAATTTGAAGAGGTGGATCTCATCCAGAAGGGGGGAAATTACGGCTGGAGAGCAAAGGAAGGGTTTTCCTGTTATGATAAGAAATTATGTAACAattcttcactag ATGATATCCTACCAATTTTCGCCTATCCCCACTCTCTTGGGAAATCAGTTACCGGGGGCTATGTCTACCGTGGATGTCAAATGCCCAATCTTTCAGGACGTTACATTTTTGGAGATTTCATGAGTGG ACGCCTAATGTCACTTAAAGAGGACAAGGATGGAAAGCAGTGGCACTACACCGAGATCTGTATGGGAGCCGGGCAGACCTGTAACTTCCCCAAGCTCATTAATGCCTACTACCCTTATATTATATCATTTGGAGAGGACGAGGCAG GTGAATTATACTTTTTGTCTACGGGAACGCCCAGTGCATCGGTGGCAGCAGGAGCCATGTACAAAATAGTGGACCCATCAAA ACGAGCCCCTCCAGGCAAATGTGCAATTAATCCACGAGCTGTTCCTGTAAAGGGAAAACTGGTAGAATTCTATCCAAAGCAAA AACTCATTCTAAAATCCAAAACTATGACAACTGAATCCACTCCAACCTCAATCTCGACCAGATTGCAGGACACAACCAGATTCAGCACAACAGTGGAGCCTCACTTTACCGCCACATCTCCTGCCAGCACAACATACAGAAAAATGACGACTCCGGGATACGTTACAGCTGCACCTGTCCCTAGGCCGACAACGCCAAGAAAACCAGTAACATCAACCCCAAAGATGGAGAAAGTTGTCACTAAGGCTCAGAAAGGAGTAAAGGCTACAGTGACTTCTCGGCCTGGAAATCAGTGGATTCCCACCAAAGGTTGGCAAAGCGAATTAAAAGATGTTTCCTCCATCACCAAAGGACGATCACACTCAACCTTCACGACCAACCGGGCAACGACACACACAAGACACACGATCAAGACCACGTCACCACCTCTTACAAGAAGTAAGACTGCAGGCAGGAAAGGCTCGGGGGTGAAGCGAATGAAGAAGAAAGTCCTGAAGAAGCAAAAAGTAAAGATCGTAAAGAAAATCAAACATGGGACTGTTCGCCTGGTCAATGACGATAAGCAACCTGATAGAGGAAGGGTGGAAATCCACATCAATGGAGAATGGGGGACAGTCTGCAATGACAAATTCGATAGCAAGGCCGGCACTGTGGTGTGCAGACAGTTGGGCTACCCCTATGTACTGAAGGTGGCCAGGAAAGCTGAATTCGGGGAGGGCAAGGGGCTTCGAATTCTACTCGATGAAGTAAAATGTCACGGGTGGGAGAAAACCCTTTTGGAGTGCCGAAGATCAAAAATTGGGGAACATGACTGTGCCCATGATGAGGATGTTGGGTTGGTGTGCGGCATGGAAAATAGACACTTTAATAAGGACCTATCATCGTAG